In one Lycium barbarum isolate Lr01 chromosome 7, ASM1917538v2, whole genome shotgun sequence genomic region, the following are encoded:
- the LOC132604543 gene encoding photosystem II 5 kDa protein, chloroplastic-like, producing the protein MASMTMTTSLAGGSVAALTKVSAATNRPRVVMVKASSKVSEAENVVMSNKNETTNNSGRRELFFAMAAATACSVAGAAMAEDEPKRGSPEAKKKYYQVCVSNPTARICRDAT; encoded by the coding sequence atggcttcaaTGACAATGACAACATCATTGGCTGGCGGTTCTGTCGCGGCCCTGACCAAAGTCTCGGCCGCGACAAACCGCCCTAGGGTTGTCATGGTAAAAGCAAGTTCAAAAGTGTCTGAGGCAGAAAATGTTGTAATGAGCAACAAGAATGAGACCACCAATAACAGTGGTCGAAGGGAGTTGTTCTTTGCCATGGCGGCCGCTACAGCCTGTTCGGTGGCAGGGGCCGCCATGGCTGAGGACGAGCCGAAGCGCGGCTCACCCGAGGCCAAGAAGAAGTACTATCAAGTTTGTGTTTCAAACCCAACTGCAAGAATTTGCCGTGATGCAACTTAG
- the LOC132604540 gene encoding uncharacterized protein LOC132604540 gives MDSEKFEPLKIQLQQWLYEVEQYVHQIPPTQLYAAVGVVLVTVILFLIIRIFKRTTSSTILLTGLSGSGKTFLFYQLRDGSAHQGTVTSMEPNEDSFILHSERDKKGKTRPVHIVDVPGHSRLRPKLDEFLPQAAGIVFVVDSVEFLPNSRPAAEYLYEILTKATVIKKKIPVLLLCNKVDKITAHTKEFIRKQLEKEIDKLRTSRTAVSEADISNEFTLGVPGEPFVFSLCCNKVIVAEASGLTGEISQLEQFIREKVKP, from the exons ATGGATTCGGAGAAATTTGAGCCGTTAAAGATTCAACTGCAACAGTGGTTATATGAAGTTGAACAATATGTTCATCAGATACCCCCTACTCAACTTTATGCTGCAGTTGGAGTCGTCTTAGTTACCGTTATTTTGTTTCTAATAA TTCGCATTTTTAAACGTACAACATCTAGTACGATTTTACTCACTGGGCTCAGTGGAAGTGGCAAAACTTTCCTTTTCTACCAG CTTAGAGATGGCTCGGCTCATCAGGGTACTGTGACATCAATGGAACCAAATGAAGATAGTTTTATACTACATTCTGAGAGAGACAAG AAGGGGAAAACCAGACCTGTTCACATTGTTGATGTTCCAGGGCATTCTCGTCTACGCCCGAAACTAGATGAGTTTTTGCCTCAAGCAGCTGGAATTGTGTTCGTGGTAGACTCAGTGGAATTTTTACCGAATAGCCGTCCTGCTGCAGA GTACCTGTATGAAATACTCACAAAAGCAACCGTCATCAAGAAAAAGATTCCAGTACTTCTCCTGTGCAACAAGGTTGATAAAATAACTGCACATACAAAGGAGTTCATAAGGAAACAGCTGGAGAAGGAAAT AGACAAGCTTCGTACATCAAGAACTGCAGTATCTGAGGCAGACATTTCTAACGAGTTTACGCTTGGAGTACCTGGAGAACCATTTGTATTTTCTCTGTGCTGTAACAAAGTAATTGTTGCTGAAGCTTCTGGTTTGACCGGTGAAATTTCTCAGTTGGAACAGTTCATCAGGGAGAAagtaaaaccttga